The Ptychodera flava strain L36383 chromosome 14, AS_Pfla_20210202, whole genome shotgun sequence genome segment tgggccaccggaattcaaacttttacttttacttttttgaagacatgtttttatcgatatctcgcgatccgcgcgcagtcgccacgtcaaatatcgaccgttggcattaaaaaaatgtgtgttaaaaatgttaccaagtgggagagCCTCTTTAAAAGGAGTATACTTTAATTTGGTCATTCATCTAGATAATAATGTTTGTGTACTGTTCTTTTATGTTGGGAGGAAACAATGAAAGGACACTCATTGTAAAACATTCTTCTCTTTACCTGTCTCGGTACATACTTTGATTGTGAATATCTTTGTGAGCAAATAATAGTAGTTGGGAAGTCTGGAAATCTGTCCGACTTCCTCGTTTACCACAGTTTAGGATATGTTTTATCATATATAAAGAGGTGTCAGAAGATGTCAGTCGTTCGTCATAATTTTACCGGAAACCCCACATGAGGACAACTGCTAATCTATGCTggatttaaaataaataaaatcgcATCGGCCGGTATTTGTGGTACAGGAATTATCtccggcgggggggggggggggggggggggtgcttgTCAAGTTGTCGGAGAAGACCCTAATAAAGGTGTTAATAGGTGTGAAGTATTTCATAATGGCATACTAATGAATAAACAAAATCTATACGCTCTGCATACTTGGCTAGACTTTGATCTGCCGGATAATACACTAAATATCTACAAATGTAGCCATGTAACAGTCCAaactttattcattcattcatttattcatctaCGCGTGCACTTTAATTGCTTGCTACTCCTTATCAAATCATGATTACACCATATTCTCGTTGAACAATAACCAACAACATGTATGAGGCAGTAATAACATTAAAGAGCTCAAACTATAGAAAGACTGAGTTGTTATGGATTAAGTCTCATAACCAAGGGAATCAAGGCTCATAGTTACGAGAATcgaaaactcgtaattacgagaatcaaaaactcgtaattacgagaatcaaaatgttgtaattacTAGAATCAAAAACTTATATTTACGAGCATTAAAATCTCttaattacgagatttttatatttttacttccAGAAATGGCACGAATACGCTTCCGTAATGCAGTGTATAAGTCTTCTTCTGACTTATTTCAAATAGTATCAGTAGATCACGGATCATGATAAATCGCATGATACAAATCAGATTACTACCCTTTGcttattgttgtttgttttaaaagttACTGTGAATATGGTTATTTAGAATAAGCAGGTGTAACATACTTGATCTGTATGATGTAATATTCGCCATGACGAATCCATGGCGACATAATGTTTCACTACTCTCCTCCGGGAAATTCAGCGAAGCTCCCTTTGGTATTGCTTTCGGCGGTATTCCAGAAGGATATTGGTCTGTCATTGCATTCAGCATCATTATTGCCGTTCTATACTTTCCTTCCATTCTTTCCTTGAACTCTTCGTCAGTTACTGTTTGTTTCTCTTCTTCTTCGCCAATGATAGCGCACCGGAGAGCTTGGCGCGAAACAACATATTCTGACTCAGACTCTAGCTCGCCAAAAGGCTCAAGATTATCCAACGGAGTGCTGTCTTCAAGTATATCGGACTTGATGTAACTTGGAATTTTTATTCTCACACTCATGTCAGACAACTTAAAGAGGTAGTCTGATATTTCTAGATCCTCAGCAGTCTTTTGATCAGTTGGCTTTCCTGCCTCAGGGTCGCAAGGGAAGTAGTAGACATGTTTTATGCGAACTGAAATGTATAATTATAATAGGCTATAGTGTTGATTCGAGACAGTAGAATAAGGAACACAACATTTTACAAGACCGCCATTATTTTGTAATTAGAATGAAAACAGACTGTCAAAGAAGAACAAATGACTACATTATTTTGAGCTCGAGAATTGCCTTGTGAAATTTGGAAATAAAGCTCGAAAAACAATCTGGGTTGTTAAAATTGGCTATTTATTAACATAATTGTTATTATTCCAAATGTTAGCAAATCAGGGACCTTGGAAGTTATCCATATATGATCCTCCTTCCGATACGTATTGGCTGTTCGGATCACCAAATGCAAGTGCCCTATGGGTCATTTTGAGTGCCGAAAACTTATCTCTAGTTACATCTCATTTTAACGATCCACTGCATCGTGTCAGTTAAACTGACAACGATAGACACGAACTGTTTGAAGTTGCTCAGGGTTCGCTCCAAAATACTTCTAATGAGGAACTGTCTAAAATCAAGAATTACGTACACAGAATATCTGTTTTGAAGGGAAAGTATCTGGAGACTACAGTCACCATATAAATGCATGATCGATTCATTTTTTCGGACGACTGAACATAATATTAAGGTTAGGCCTACAGTGGCCCACTGTGCGTGTATATCCCATGTTGTTTTATAATGCATAGAAGCCAGAATAGGCCTACtccagaaacaaacaaacaaataaagagaaaacaataaattgaataagaattgaaataatttacGAACAACACATACAACATATtctaaatattatattttgatatttgtacgaTACCTGTTGCGAGATTTAGGAAAATACCACTGAAAGAAAGATAAATTGAACCTggtacaaaattttacaaagcacCATACAATCAAATATCAGGAGTTCTGACGATGAGTTACAATAATAAAGTGGCTGTAATAGCTACaaggtttgtcaaaaaaattgttttcatgacACCGATGCCTACCTTGTAACATATGCTTTGTACAATCGCTACATGGTTTGCGAGACGCATACAGCGTACTACCTTCAAGACGTCTGCCAAACTTAAGTACGAGAGACATCACCGGGTGTGCATATTTACGGCTGAATTCCGCAGCAAACAAATATCCATCAGCATTTTTCACCACAACACCCATCTGAAAACAAGTACGCACACAAGTGTCTTTTAAGTATGAGTTGACAGTCTAGGTAGTTTTAAGGGACCGTTGACAATTAAAACAAGCGCACGGTGTACGCAACTTCTGTGTTTGGTGTTTTGTAGTGGGTTTggccacagacaaatatagaaaacagactagcaacgtggcatgccttttgttccatggtcgtctcggtagactatggccttttcatattaaaatgagcttcaaaggtgttaaacgttttggagactttgtttgtggttgataattgcacgagattatgcaaaaaatacgacgagatggcatcgtgctgcctgtcgcgtagcaaccataagTAAACTTACTTTGTTAGCTCTCAAGGCAGAAAAACTGCTTCATGCCAATCATAACATAACACgacagcagtttcataaacatgtcctttcttgacgaacgtgtaacagacggtatgactgaccgtaaaccattgagtaacaCCAGACAGAATTGATAAAAGACTtccaaatttggttcaaatacactcattatgtattcataaaaatatgacaggaatttttaaaacggtaaaactcactttcctgaagctcaaaacactcccgttttcgccagcacgccaattccgctcagcaccacacgacaacaacaacacaaactttgccgaacatactttcgttTAAcgattggcgaaaatccgaaaattaccgaagcaTGCATGgccggcactcttcggaaaagagatgCGAGAGCAATTGACGCGAGGCTAACATGGAttggttacgtaaccgcttcacgccttgaacaatacccatTGTTGGTCTgcttctatatttgtctgtgggttggctatacatgtatttcgattacagtacatgtttttttatcgcaacatctcgctatacGTTTTTatatatcgcaaaatatcgcacTGTATGCCATTTGGCGTGTGCCAGGTCAGCGCGGCAACtgcgctacaccagcattctattgacataggcctacatgtggCACAGTGCACgtgtaaaataacataaaaatagttttggatacactgtttcattcATATTGGTTGTGTCAATGCCGACTTGGCGGtgaacaaaaattgattttagaGCACAGGCACCGTCGTAGTTGACAGCGCTTTTAGTGTagtataataatcgcaatcataccaatccataatccaatgacagtaggtcagaactCGTAAGACAAtggttgtaaacatagacacaaaacagcacagaacagacagtaaatagacggtacacaaacaaagtcatattcatgaaagaaagatatatggacctctggccagaagaccaagaagtgatgtcaggtgtttcgaaaatagtaagcgcatcctgccccaaatgtggcacccgccatatatcaatctataagtcagataggtagtggtcactaactaaggcccaatgtcaccgatgccatcagtgatcatttgtcgaagagagatattgtatttatctaccagcttgcgatacctgccaaaaaagcgtttgaaagtagagacaagtcttgctctggtgtaaccttgatttcaCAGTTTGGAAGAGAGATGGcctgtctctctacaaaatgaccatatgaactgcatgctctagcataatcgaataagctgggaaatatataccccataagctggtgagagtggaatattacttatgaggtgtgaaaaattgatgatactaaagttgaaatcatctctcttgtcatatagccagGAAGAAAGGTGACCagtagagtcaaattcaagtaaaatgtccagatatgaagcagaaaaggccgtttctgtagtttatTTAATCTctaattctggaggataaatcatagcgagatatttactaaattcagagttattcattgaaataacatcgtctatgtatctataggttagattgaaagttcgagctacagagacctttttctgtttgattaggtTCTGGACAAAGGATATAAAGGATATAGTTAGGGAAGGCAAGACACGGTCACCCTCCGTGAACATTATTCGCCGTGAAAAACAATCAAACTCTTTAAACGTGACAGAATACATGATACGATCGATGGCTATAGACCCCTGACATTTAATGTACGACTTTGTTACAGTGCACGTGtaaaattatcatataatttGTCTTATCTGAGTTTACAGTTAACTTATTGGAATTGCATCAAACACTTACAAACCTTCTGaaatcaatatcaatatcattAGTATCCAGTTGGTGTCATCAGCAAACAGTCTAAAGTGAAGGTTACTAGTTGATCATTTAACAAGAAAGGAATAGGCCCTAAAATTGACCCTTGTGGGACTCCGGATTTGATTGGCTTGTACGAGGAGGACTTGTTACCGATAGAGACTGTTTGCTGACGATTTGATAGGTAACTCTAAAACCAAAGAAGTGGTAAACCTCTAATTCCATAGTGCTCTTGCTTCTGAAGAAGAATGCTGTGATATAAATTGTCAAATGCCTTTCATGACTGAAACTACATGTGCAATAAATATATATGCACAATCAATCCGGCCTGCAGGGAAAGAGTTAACATCCTTCTCAGAAGTTAATTGTATACAGCCTGCACATACAGGAAAATCAAGTCATATCAATCGATGAAATTCTATCAAAATGTCAGAATGAAATGTTGACATGATCAAACTTAAGCCGAACACAGCGAAACAcagaacaaataaaacaattaacaaagCAAAGTAACTAGAcaaagaccagatatgaactgaaaatactcaCTTGTTTCAGTATAAGCTTATAATGAAGGTTTCTCTAAATTTAATCTTTTCAACATGTTTACCACATGGAAGTATCATGATCAACATCGTgaaataatattcaccacaaatTAATTGGAAAGGCCATTtaacatacaaatatgtaattacctGAAATAAAGATGCTAAATTTCTTTTGCTGCTGTCATTTTGACCTCGAGCAGGAAAGAAACAATAAGTAAAGTTTAAATCAGGTGAAAACACCTTCAGCAACTTTCTATGAAATCATTGTAGTTTAGCAATTCATTGAGAGGACACTTGTCAATATTTCTCAGTATAGGCAATATATCAAGTGTAATCAAATATGGTATGGTACTTTTGACTCATATTACTAATAAAATAAGGTCatgatatatgcaaataagccgttaattgacactttaataaatatgcaaatgaacaatgAATTAAGTTGACACTGGTAAATGCTTCACAGACCAGTCAATATCTATAGCAggtgcatcaaatttgatgctgtGATTAGGTATATTACTAATTGCAAAGTTTATAATATATGCAAAGAGCCATCAATGAACTTGACTCTGCTAattgcttcacagaacaatcagatatctgtcagatcaatatctgaagcaagtttcatcaactttcgcataGTACTttcggagttaaatcactaagtATAAAACtttctttaatatgcaaatgagctgtgtattaacttggcattgctcaatgcttcacgggacaattagatatctaccaatatctgtagcacgtttaaTCAACTGTGATGTTGTAATTTCAGAGTAAGATCACTAATTACATAgtttattgaatatgcaaatgatcccttgattaacttgacactgctcagtgcttcagGCGACAATGAGATAATTATCGGACCAATATCAGTAgcagtttcacaaaatttggtgccataatttcagagttacatcACGAATTacaagtcattaaatatgcaaatgaagcgtcaattaacttcacacaactaaatacttcacaacacagtcaaatatctgtcggatcagtatctacagtagagttcatcaaatttggtgcagttattacggtgttatatgactaattacaaaaagtcattaactatgcaaaatAAGCTGtctattaacttgacactgctagaaacttctcagtacaattaggtATCCATAAGATCAATAAAGAGGTGTGTAACCCAAAAGATTTCATCTTCTGATTATTCCATACCAATGTACTTACAAATAACTGTTTACTGTGCCATCAATGGTTATGGTTTGTCGGTTTAGGGATTCATGTTATAAACATAAATCGTACAACCAGCCTTCAGTAAGTCCGATTGCAAACACAAAGGTAAACGAGGTTCCTGTCTTGTTTAGGATAATAGAATATTCATTTCATGTAGTTCTCTACGTCTATGCACGTTCGACACTAGTGCACACTCTATCTGGCTTCAACAAGGAAATTTTAACGACGGCGGATGAAGTTATATTTTACCTTATTGTACGTCTTTGGTGTCTCGTTTTCTTCAACAGCACGCTCTGGGTCTTCCGCTAACGGgtgctggtgcatccacattgCCATAAACATAGCTGTATCGTCCAATGCAGGCCTTCCTTCTGTTGCCAATTTTGACGCAGAAGTCTATCAATTGTTATTCATAGATTCATATATGTCCTCTTGTCGTGCAGACTTCAGAATTGTGCTGCTGTGTGTAATTCTAAGTAGGTTACCCGTGTGATCGAGTGAAAATTCctggaaaaaaagaaattgtattCAATTCTAATTGCGAGAGGTATTCTGCAAAGTCCGAGTCCTACACAATTCATCTACTGATATTGTAATTGATGCGTCAACTAGggaaatttttttatgaattccAAAGAAACATGGACGATATACTTATAACTGTCTTCACGTTTATTTTCACCGTGTATTTACATCCCAAACCTGTTGTTAACTTTAAAGTGTAGGGCTGAAAGAGCGTGGATCGAGTTTCTGAGTCTTTTTGATCTCAACCATTGAAGCATATCTGCAGTGCAAATGACTCTTTTTCTGAGAATCTTCCACGCCCTGCAAGATATCAATATGATCCACCCCTTTTGTTGTCAACAGAAATTACGGTATAACTTTAGGGGCCTCAAAGGCTTCCTGTCCCGGTTTCGAGTACCTCAAAGAAACTGCAGAATCATACTACTTGTAAAACAGTTTTTAACTTTGGCCCTAGACTTGCTGCAACTTTGCTGGCATATAAATATAAACAGAGCAGATTTGAGGGATAACCTTCAACAGACTGTCACGTTAGTGGTTGTAGGCTGCTGCGTATAGATCGTGCCATGGAGTGATTTGCCggccagtaactgctgccgaTAAAAGCCAAGTGACTGGGGTCATGTGCGAGAAATACGATTTGCAGTGATTTCTTTGACGTTTGAATTCAGCAGTTGTAAATGTGTAGAGTGACCAAAAATTCTataaattgttcaaaattaaattcGATAAAAAGAGCTTACATCGATCGACTTCGCACACAGGTGATTTTAATGTAGAGCTCCATATATTACCGACATAAGTGACATGTAG includes the following:
- the LOC139149487 gene encoding cytidine and dCMP deaminase domain-containing protein 1-like, whose protein sequence is MATEGRPALDDTAMFMAMWMHQHPLAEDPERAVEENETPKTYNKMGVVVKNADGYLFAAEFSRKYAHPVMSLVLKFGRRLEGSTLYASRKPCSDCTKHMLQVRIKHVYYFPCDPEAGKPTDQKTAEDLEISDYLFKLSDMSVRIKIPSYIKSDILEDSTPLDNLEPFGELESESEYVVSRQALRCAIIGEEEEKQTVTDEEFKERMEGKYRTAIMMLNAMTDQYPSGIPPKAIPKGASLNFPEESSETLCRHGFVMANITSYRSSDLKTGVGAALMNSKGQYIGFGYSGFPWGISSDDVPRYGGKTEASALYVKYPYVIHAETNALIFCNKIGINHKDEKTVLFSTKEPCNHCAFNIFESGVKMVVYGEKRKKEDGKKPSSEVSSGTIGYGKFSKYAKLKENKVNQFIIETQDDGEPPKKRRRSTKEKTG